The Collimonas fungivorans Ter331 genome has a segment encoding these proteins:
- a CDS encoding type II and III secretion system protein family protein codes for MKIHDLALPLLLSASAIPVFSMAAAADITLAMHEQQNLPVAGTLERIAVADPEVADVLMVRGSGGKNGSVILVGKKAGVTTVTAWAKGMPANTWRVTVQGDLQAAVAGQGGADVKVRGAASVISGQAPSLLDHTKSSAAAVDAAGKGKVLDISTIDGGNVVQIDVKIVEFSKSILKEVGFDFGLLVNRGNFSFNLGSNLASNGGLTSASSAFGLLTKFSRGSYSLSSNLRLIEGNGMARVLAEPSLTALSGQSASFLAGGELPVPQSGGLGTTTIVYKPFGIGLTVSPTILAKNRIALKVAPEASDVDYTKVVVADGISVPSISTRRADTTVELGDGESFIIGGLVSRTTISNVKKIPLLGDLPIIGSFFRNMSYTQDDKELVIIVTPHIVQPIAKNVPLPLPGETEERRNTAGTAWGSYLLGGVSRDELPGFSK; via the coding sequence ATGAAAATTCACGACCTAGCCCTGCCATTGCTGCTCAGCGCAAGCGCAATTCCAGTCTTTTCCATGGCCGCCGCCGCGGATATCACGCTCGCCATGCACGAACAGCAAAACCTGCCGGTTGCGGGGACGCTGGAGCGCATTGCCGTGGCCGATCCGGAAGTGGCGGATGTGTTGATGGTGCGTGGTTCCGGCGGCAAGAATGGCAGCGTGATCCTGGTCGGGAAAAAGGCCGGCGTCACTACCGTGACAGCCTGGGCCAAGGGCATGCCGGCCAATACCTGGCGGGTGACCGTGCAAGGCGACTTGCAGGCGGCCGTGGCAGGGCAGGGAGGGGCCGACGTCAAAGTGCGTGGCGCCGCCAGTGTGATCAGCGGGCAGGCGCCGTCATTGCTGGACCATACAAAAAGCAGCGCTGCCGCTGTAGACGCGGCGGGCAAGGGCAAGGTGCTGGATATCTCGACTATCGATGGCGGCAACGTGGTGCAGATCGATGTCAAGATCGTCGAATTCAGCAAATCGATATTGAAGGAAGTCGGTTTCGATTTCGGGCTGTTGGTGAACCGCGGCAATTTCAGTTTTAATCTGGGCAGCAATCTCGCTTCCAACGGCGGCTTAACGTCGGCATCATCGGCATTCGGTTTGTTGACCAAGTTCAGCCGGGGCAGCTACAGCTTGAGCAGCAACTTGCGTCTGATTGAAGGCAACGGCATGGCGCGCGTGCTGGCGGAGCCATCGTTGACCGCGCTTTCCGGCCAGAGTGCGAGTTTCCTGGCCGGCGGCGAACTGCCTGTCCCGCAGTCCGGCGGCCTCGGCACCACCACTATCGTCTACAAACCGTTTGGCATAGGCCTGACCGTTTCGCCGACCATCCTGGCAAAAAACAGGATTGCCTTGAAAGTAGCGCCGGAAGCTAGCGATGTCGACTATACCAAGGTTGTCGTCGCGGACGGCATATCGGTGCCTTCGATTAGCACCCGGCGTGCTGATACGACGGTCGAGTTGGGCGACGGCGAAAGCTTCATCATCGGCGGCCTGGTTTCACGCACGACGATATCGAACGTCAAAAAAATTCCCCTGCTGGGAGATCTGCCCATTATCGGCAGTTTCTTCCGCAACATGAGTTATACCCAGGACGACAAGGAACTGGTGATCATTGTCACCCCCCACATAGTCCAGCCTATCGCAAAAAATGTGCCGCTGCCGTTGCCGGGCGAAACCGAGGAACGTCGCAATACCGCTGGCACCGCATGGGGAAGTTATCTGCTGGGAGGAGTGAGTCGCGACGAATTGCCGGGATTTTCAAAGTAA
- a CDS encoding AAA family ATPase, which yields MMNARNKALNELTALSRFVFCSRNSTQAEWLGAALGKWGTLLQEKADVADLLSRIVELNPLLVLLDFSGIEHASDQAGVLAIDSLGTTAHATELARALSKTLPALPLVAVGSMAFPEGTIAALRAGVSDFIDVSASEDEARDVVQRVLAKAAARAPAPVKRGQLVTLLGVRSGIGTSTLAAHLADMIQQRNTSHGGKRNAADSRVALLDLGLPAGDGKLYLSANGNFDFAEAVRNLRRFDETLVHTALPRSPGGVTVISLPHSLSEMRTVSHHDALALLDRLRLYFDVLIADLGGFTNHEFIANLTGAADQVWLVTDQSVGALVSLAGTLQELNGRHPDDGKRHLVVNRYDDRFGMAASQIAERFKLPLLATLPERTLKLTSSANRGKLLHEVAPHDTYVKAVDGLIDGLLSHDETAAHKHGVGRWLPKMLLRK from the coding sequence ATGATGAATGCTCGTAACAAGGCTTTGAATGAACTGACGGCGCTCAGCCGTTTCGTCTTCTGTTCGCGTAACAGCACGCAAGCAGAATGGCTGGGCGCTGCCCTTGGCAAATGGGGCACACTGCTGCAGGAAAAAGCCGATGTAGCCGACTTGTTGTCACGCATAGTAGAACTGAATCCCTTGCTGGTGTTGCTGGATTTTTCCGGCATCGAACACGCCAGCGACCAGGCCGGCGTCCTGGCAATCGATTCTCTTGGCACTACCGCGCATGCAACCGAACTGGCGCGCGCCCTGAGTAAAACATTGCCGGCCTTGCCTTTGGTGGCAGTCGGTTCCATGGCTTTTCCCGAAGGTACGATTGCAGCATTGCGCGCAGGCGTCAGCGATTTCATCGACGTCAGCGCTTCGGAAGACGAAGCGCGCGATGTAGTGCAACGGGTTCTGGCCAAGGCCGCGGCGCGAGCCCCGGCGCCGGTCAAGCGCGGCCAGCTGGTGACCTTGCTCGGCGTGCGTTCAGGCATCGGCACCAGCACGCTTGCCGCACACCTGGCCGACATGATCCAGCAACGCAACACCAGCCACGGAGGTAAACGCAACGCTGCGGACAGCCGGGTGGCGCTGCTCGATCTCGGCCTGCCGGCCGGCGACGGCAAGCTGTACCTGAGCGCCAACGGCAATTTCGATTTCGCCGAAGCCGTGCGCAACCTGCGCCGTTTTGACGAAACCCTGGTGCATACGGCGCTGCCGCGCAGTCCCGGCGGTGTCACCGTGATTTCCCTGCCGCACAGCCTGAGCGAGATGCGCACGGTGTCGCACCACGATGCGCTGGCTTTGCTGGATCGCCTGCGTTTGTACTTTGACGTGCTGATCGCCGATCTCGGCGGTTTCACCAATCATGAATTCATCGCCAACCTGACAGGCGCTGCCGACCAGGTATGGCTGGTGACTGACCAAAGCGTCGGCGCCCTGGTCTCCCTGGCGGGCACCTTGCAGGAACTGAACGGCCGCCATCCTGACGATGGCAAGCGGCACCTTGTGGTGAACCGTTACGACGACCGTTTCGGCATGGCGGCAAGCCAGATCGCCGAGCGTTTCAAATTGCCCTTGCTGGCGACTTTGCCCGAACGCACGCTGAAACTGACTTCCAGCGCCAACCGCGGCAAGCTGCTGCACGAAGTTGCTCCGCACGATACGTATGTCAAGGCGGTGGACGGCCTGATTGATGGCTTGCTCAGCCATGACGAGACGGCAGCGCACAAGCATGGAGTGGGACGCTGGTTACCAAAAATGTTATTGCGAAAGTAA
- a CDS encoding CpaF family protein, with protein sequence MSNQIEFADDDQAFTNTQEFQDIKTAAYDHLLTRIEELGAEFGRWSRSAIQQFVNLDVDGFVRLQRIPLNEAEVRQIADALTKELAGLGPLEDLLADMTVEDILINGYNDVFVSRHGILQRETLRFTDNAHLLRIVRRILAPLGRRLDESNPMVDARLPDGGRLNVVIEPLSVDGPMVSIRKFRKEPLKPTDLLNLGTMNEEIYSLLDNAVKARCNILVSGGTSSGKTSLLNALAFFIPENERVVTVEDTAELSLNHPHVVRLESRLGGFEGSGAVSIRDLIRNSLRMRPDRIIVGEVRGAEVLEMLQAMNTGHDGSMGTIHANTPRECLYRIEMLAGFAGFQGSESSLRRQIAGALDFIVQIGRLSNGRRRIVSITEVTGMGDNIITLQELYRHESFIGPDGEEADRWISLGIFPHAPKLQRQRQLGQQSTGSANTGGLGHASTGGQAGRR encoded by the coding sequence GTGAGTAACCAGATTGAATTTGCCGACGACGATCAAGCGTTTACGAACACCCAGGAATTCCAGGATATCAAGACGGCGGCCTACGATCATCTGCTGACGCGGATTGAAGAACTGGGGGCGGAGTTCGGCCGCTGGTCGCGCAGCGCGATCCAGCAATTCGTCAATCTGGACGTCGACGGTTTTGTCCGCCTGCAGCGCATCCCCCTGAACGAAGCCGAAGTACGGCAGATTGCCGACGCCTTGACCAAGGAGTTGGCGGGCCTGGGACCGCTGGAAGATCTGCTGGCCGATATGACGGTCGAAGATATCCTGATCAACGGCTATAACGACGTGTTTGTTTCGCGCCACGGCATATTGCAGCGTGAAACCCTGCGCTTCACTGACAACGCCCATCTGTTGCGCATCGTCAGGCGTATCCTGGCGCCGCTAGGACGCCGGCTGGATGAGTCGAATCCGATGGTCGATGCGCGCTTGCCGGATGGCGGCCGGCTCAACGTGGTGATCGAGCCGCTGTCGGTAGACGGACCGATGGTGTCGATCCGGAAATTCCGCAAGGAACCGCTGAAGCCTACCGACCTGCTCAATCTCGGCACCATGAATGAGGAGATCTATTCGCTTCTGGATAACGCGGTCAAGGCCCGCTGCAATATCCTGGTCTCGGGCGGCACCAGTTCAGGTAAAACGTCTTTGTTGAATGCGCTGGCGTTTTTTATCCCGGAGAATGAGCGCGTAGTGACAGTGGAGGATACCGCCGAACTGTCGCTTAACCATCCGCACGTAGTGCGCCTGGAATCACGCCTGGGCGGCTTCGAAGGCAGCGGCGCGGTCAGTATCCGCGACCTGATCCGCAACAGCCTGCGGATGCGGCCGGACCGGATTATTGTCGGCGAGGTGCGCGGCGCCGAAGTACTGGAAATGCTGCAAGCCATGAATACCGGCCATGACGGATCGATGGGCACGATCCACGCCAATACGCCGCGCGAATGTCTGTACCGGATCGAAATGCTGGCCGGATTTGCCGGCTTCCAAGGCAGCGAAAGCAGCCTCCGGCGGCAGATCGCCGGCGCGCTCGATTTCATCGTGCAGATCGGCCGGCTTTCCAATGGCCGCCGCCGCATCGTCTCGATTACGGAAGTGACCGGCATGGGCGACAACATCATCACCCTGCAGGAGCTGTATCGGCATGAAAGTTTTATCGGACCGGATGGCGAAGAAGCCGATCGCTGGATATCGCTAGGCATCTTCCCGCATGCACCCAAATTGCAACGCCAACGCCAGCTGGGGCAGCAAAGCACCGGCAGTGCGAATACCGGTGGCCTCGGTCATGCTTCGACGGGCGGCCAGGCGGGGAGGCGCTAG
- a CDS encoding type II secretion system F family protein: MHIALWLLAAALLLTGTGLWLWQRAQQRSQQDVSAAFVNRQLQGMQQAQKEPQDTNQVAPQLQVSIEALRHFFLRAGIQHPSGKLYLQLLLPGIGLTLLALILGGGLSAIGTLLLYTMLVYFYFWLRIAKLQRTMLRQLPGFLDTLVRLVTIGNSIGSAFQTGILSTEGPLRMVLDRANRQVQAGVELEHALRLQAAIYRFKELDLVAAVIGVSSRFGGRSDLVLERMAAFMRDLEHAQNELASLSAEIRLSAWIMGILPIAIGIFLIIFNNNMFANMWQDPVGKNMLIGAVVLEVVGSYGLYRLAKTV, translated from the coding sequence ATGCATATCGCTCTCTGGCTGCTTGCTGCGGCACTGCTATTGACCGGCACCGGTCTTTGGCTGTGGCAGCGCGCGCAACAGCGTTCTCAGCAGGATGTCAGCGCCGCATTCGTGAACCGGCAGCTGCAAGGGATGCAGCAGGCCCAGAAAGAGCCGCAGGACACGAACCAGGTTGCACCCCAGTTGCAAGTGTCGATAGAAGCATTGCGCCATTTCTTCCTGCGCGCAGGGATTCAACATCCAAGCGGCAAGCTGTATTTGCAGTTGCTGCTGCCCGGGATTGGCCTGACGCTGCTGGCATTGATATTGGGCGGCGGATTGTCGGCTATCGGAACGCTGCTGTTGTACACGATGCTGGTGTATTTTTATTTCTGGCTGCGGATCGCCAAATTGCAGCGGACCATGCTGCGGCAACTTCCGGGATTCCTCGATACCCTGGTGCGCCTGGTCACGATAGGCAACAGCATCGGCTCGGCCTTTCAGACCGGCATCTTGAGCACCGAGGGGCCGTTGCGGATGGTCCTGGACCGCGCAAACCGACAAGTGCAGGCCGGCGTTGAGCTGGAACATGCGCTGCGCTTGCAGGCAGCGATTTACCGATTCAAGGAGCTGGATCTTGTGGCTGCGGTGATTGGCGTTTCATCTCGCTTCGGCGGCCGCTCCGATCTTGTCCTGGAGCGCATGGCAGCTTTCATGCGCGACCTGGAGCATGCGCAGAATGAATTGGCTTCGTTGTCCGCAGAAATTCGTTTGTCAGCCTGGATCATGGGCATTTTGCCTATCGCTATCGGTATTTTCCTGATCATCTTTAATAACAATATGTTTGCAAACATGTGGCAAGACCCGGTTGGGAAAAACATGCTGATTGGTGCGGTTGTGCTGGAAGTAGTCGGCAGCTACGGCTTATATCGGCTGGCAAAAACGGTGTAG
- a CDS encoding type II secretion system F family protein, with the protein MNSTQHTLIILAVLLLASALLLMGGALLARAWRLKRNLATIDEKIASHDRPAATANISAKPTSWRDQLVAAGAGWLDTPLGRQLVAEEDRHLLDQCNVNDMRGRSLFFLARVVLAVSLPLLGFLLFDRGGWLSLLLILFFGIALGYMLPKWIMRSVAHKRQRLAAEELPLLIDLLRLLQGVGLSVDQSLHVIENEFGNVLTVLGEELAIASRQYSTGRSREQSMRRFSTVFDNEDLHAVSRLLVQVEHHGGAVQEPLKQFSERIREQRKLDMREKIGKLTVKMTGVMVLTLLPGLLVITGGVGFLAVIRALSRMGASA; encoded by the coding sequence GTGAATTCGACACAACATACGTTGATCATCCTGGCGGTCCTGCTGCTGGCCAGCGCTTTGCTGCTGATGGGCGGAGCGTTGCTGGCGAGAGCCTGGCGGCTGAAACGCAACCTGGCCACCATTGATGAAAAGATCGCATCCCATGACCGCCCGGCTGCTACCGCCAATATCAGCGCCAAGCCGACATCCTGGCGCGACCAGTTGGTAGCGGCTGGCGCCGGTTGGCTTGATACGCCTTTAGGGCGTCAGCTGGTTGCGGAAGAAGATCGCCATCTGCTGGATCAATGCAATGTCAATGACATGCGCGGCAGATCTCTGTTTTTCCTGGCGCGAGTAGTGCTTGCCGTCAGTTTGCCCCTGCTTGGTTTTTTATTGTTTGATCGCGGAGGATGGCTTTCGCTACTGCTGATTCTTTTTTTCGGCATCGCCCTGGGATACATGCTGCCGAAATGGATCATGCGGAGCGTCGCGCACAAGCGCCAGCGGCTGGCGGCCGAGGAACTGCCTTTACTGATCGACTTGCTGCGCCTGTTGCAAGGCGTGGGTTTATCGGTCGACCAGAGCCTGCATGTGATTGAAAACGAATTCGGAAATGTGCTGACGGTGCTGGGCGAAGAACTGGCGATCGCCAGCCGCCAGTACAGTACAGGACGCAGCCGGGAACAATCGATGCGGCGATTTTCCACGGTATTCGATAATGAGGACTTGCATGCGGTTTCGCGCCTGCTGGTGCAGGTGGAGCACCACGGCGGCGCGGTGCAGGAACCGCTCAAGCAGTTTAGCGAACGGATCCGCGAGCAGCGCAAGCTAGACATGAGAGAAAAGATCGGAAAACTAACCGTGAAGATGACAGGGGTCATGGTGTTGACCTTGCTGCCGGGACTGCTGGTGATTACCGGCGGCGTAGGTTTCCTGGCGGTGATCAGGGCCCTGTCAAGAATGGGAGCAAGTGCATGA
- a CDS encoding tetratricopeptide repeat protein, which translates to MKIFDMRPNTGSHKARHRAWFSLSAIALASVLAAGCASNSAKLYAQQNEAAQLRQQAEEKAPTPDNKGMYLGLIRQMQEQGMYFASLAHIDAYEQQNGSTPEVQRLRADALRETRQAAAADAAYRKLLNSTEAGAAWHGLGLLAAQSGDYRNAVTSLREAVKREPTNPVMLSDLGYAMLRSGDVASARVPLAQAAELAPDNRKMIGNLALLLLVSGDAERARAVMDKAALSADSRAAIYRLSAEIGQQQPVVVAVNGSADGTKTFSSGSAVTPVKKTNPALPPATPFQSMLDRFGNGG; encoded by the coding sequence ATGAAGATTTTTGATATGCGCCCGAACACGGGTAGCCACAAGGCACGACACCGGGCCTGGTTCTCGTTGTCAGCCATCGCATTGGCCTCGGTGCTGGCGGCCGGTTGTGCAAGCAATTCGGCCAAGTTGTACGCGCAACAGAATGAAGCGGCACAGCTGCGGCAGCAGGCGGAAGAGAAGGCGCCTACACCCGACAACAAAGGCATGTATCTGGGTTTGATCCGGCAGATGCAGGAACAGGGCATGTATTTTGCGTCGCTGGCGCATATTGACGCCTACGAGCAGCAAAACGGCAGCACGCCGGAAGTCCAGCGTTTGCGCGCCGACGCTTTGCGCGAAACCAGGCAGGCAGCGGCAGCGGATGCGGCGTATCGCAAGCTGCTCAATTCGACTGAAGCGGGTGCAGCCTGGCACGGACTGGGTCTGCTGGCGGCGCAGAGCGGCGATTACAGGAATGCGGTTACATCGCTGCGGGAAGCGGTAAAACGCGAGCCGACCAATCCCGTGATGCTGAGCGATCTTGGTTATGCAATGCTGCGCAGCGGCGATGTCGCCAGCGCCCGCGTGCCATTGGCGCAAGCTGCGGAACTGGCGCCGGACAATCGCAAGATGATAGGTAACCTGGCGCTGTTGCTGCTGGTTTCCGGCGATGCAGAAAGGGCGCGTGCCGTGATGGACAAGGCAGCCCTGTCTGCGGACAGCCGCGCCGCAATCTATCGCCTGTCCGCGGAAATCGGCCAGCAGCAGCCTGTGGTGGTGGCGGTAAATGGTTCTGCCGACGGGACAAAAACCTTCAGCAGCGGATCTGCGGTTACACCCGTTAAAAAAACCAATCCGGCGCTGCCTCCTGCGACACCGTTCCAGTCGATGCTGGATCGATTTGGCAATGGCGGCTGA
- a CDS encoding DUF3613 domain-containing protein, which yields MKAQGIFGPYILLLVGSALFAGAGIVHAQNMAPLTGKLLQEPGVAANTAPAPAAQPAVVSAPATVQPPVAAAQAVAPVQPSQTSAQAGPETRIRIGDVTHTLLQAQADGRVAGPRLPMLGATADVSWQRYLDSFRYPLPEFFKKSVSKEGSN from the coding sequence ATGAAAGCGCAAGGAATCTTCGGTCCATACATCCTGTTGCTGGTCGGCTCTGCATTGTTTGCAGGTGCTGGGATCGTGCATGCGCAGAATATGGCGCCGCTCACCGGCAAACTGCTGCAAGAGCCCGGCGTTGCCGCCAACACTGCACCGGCACCAGCGGCGCAGCCTGCAGTGGTCAGCGCGCCAGCAACGGTTCAACCGCCTGTTGCCGCGGCCCAGGCCGTTGCACCCGTACAGCCGTCGCAAACCTCGGCGCAGGCCGGCCCGGAAACCAGAATACGCATAGGCGATGTCACCCATACTTTATTGCAGGCGCAGGCCGACGGCCGTGTCGCAGGCCCCCGCCTGCCGATGCTGGGGGCGACAGCGGATGTCAGCTGGCAGCGTTACCTGGATAGCTTCAGGTATCCGCTGCCCGAATTCTTTAAAAAATCGGTATCGAAGGAAGGTTCAAATTGA
- a CDS encoding TadG family pilus assembly protein, whose translation MNAFLATMVDYSSAALPRQREVRRHGGSIIVMVAIFLSIVFILASSIDIGYVFYMKRDLQKTADLAALAGALQLATTPPLGNPATCVSTDKAVLAAIGNAQANGFATTAPNQMSNAITVTCGRWDPVANAAQAPNYFAAPVAGTSLNAVKVVVAQTVPAFFGLGSRTISGQAIASGSNPTAAFSLGTGLLSLCTPDGSLSALLLNGLLGSNICLSLVSYNGLLGAQVSLLQVLANLNVDVGTIDQVANAQVTLAQLVNATIQALSPTQIGNIDLAALQTELLKLTTGTLGNAKLTIGSILNLVAANGVAALDTQINVLDLLSVGTLQVANKNNFLDLGASIPGVAGLRLKLIEPPQMAIGGKGAVATSAQLRLNLNLSVPGLLNLPLYVDLAPGKATLNSLQCSAPQSATFDVQTGLAEVCLANGQTDTSVPLTSCPDVSKPANQVNVISILGIPTVSLGINASLSNSSTPVTLNAPFPSSKTVNSSLSSILGGVLKPGNFVFGGLLSLLNPILSALDILLNPILSLVGGILDSLFSSLGLGVGQSTLKVSSISCGNVKLVY comes from the coding sequence ATGAATGCATTTCTTGCCACCATGGTTGATTATTCCTCAGCTGCGCTTCCGCGGCAGCGCGAGGTGCGTCGCCATGGCGGTTCGATAATAGTGATGGTGGCGATATTTTTATCCATTGTCTTCATTTTGGCATCGTCGATCGACATCGGCTATGTGTTTTACATGAAGCGCGATTTGCAAAAAACAGCCGACCTGGCGGCGCTGGCCGGAGCGCTGCAGCTGGCCACTACACCCCCGCTGGGCAATCCGGCAACATGTGTATCGACCGATAAGGCGGTGCTGGCGGCCATAGGCAACGCTCAGGCCAATGGCTTTGCGACAACCGCTCCTAACCAGATGTCAAATGCCATCACGGTAACCTGCGGCCGCTGGGATCCGGTCGCCAATGCGGCCCAGGCGCCAAACTATTTTGCTGCTCCGGTTGCCGGGACCAGCCTGAATGCGGTGAAGGTAGTGGTTGCACAGACCGTGCCTGCATTTTTTGGTTTGGGTTCACGCACCATCAGCGGCCAGGCGATTGCTTCCGGCAGCAATCCAACAGCGGCATTTTCTCTGGGGACAGGGCTGCTCTCTCTATGTACTCCTGACGGTTCGTTATCTGCGCTTCTGCTCAACGGTCTTCTAGGCAGCAATATCTGTTTGTCTTTGGTTTCGTACAACGGATTGCTTGGAGCGCAGGTTTCGTTATTGCAAGTGCTGGCAAACCTCAATGTGGATGTCGGCACGATTGATCAAGTGGCAAACGCCCAAGTAACCTTGGCGCAACTCGTCAATGCAACCATACAGGCTCTTTCGCCAACCCAGATAGGGAATATAGATTTGGCTGCTTTGCAGACGGAATTGCTGAAATTGACAACTGGAACATTAGGTAATGCGAAACTGACCATCGGTAGTATTTTGAACTTGGTTGCGGCTAATGGAGTTGCTGCATTGGATACGCAAATTAATGTTTTGGATTTGTTGAGTGTTGGCACTTTGCAGGTCGCCAACAAGAATAATTTTCTTGATTTAGGGGCAAGCATACCTGGAGTCGCTGGGCTGAGATTAAAATTGATTGAGCCGCCGCAGATGGCTATCGGTGGCAAAGGTGCGGTAGCAACTTCGGCCCAGTTGCGACTGAATCTCAACCTCAGTGTACCGGGATTGCTTAATCTCCCGCTTTACGTTGATCTTGCTCCGGGCAAAGCCACACTCAACAGTTTGCAGTGTAGTGCACCTCAAAGCGCTACATTTGATGTACAGACGGGTCTGGCCGAAGTTTGTTTGGCGAACGGGCAGACTGACACTAGTGTGCCATTAACGTCTTGTCCTGACGTATCTAAACCGGCAAATCAGGTCAACGTAATTAGTATTCTTGGTATTCCGACGGTGAGCCTCGGAATCAACGCTTCCTTGTCCAATTCCAGTACGCCGGTGACATTGAATGCGCCGTTTCCGAGTAGCAAAACTGTGAATTCTTCCTTGAGTAGCATATTAGGGGGAGTTCTCAAGCCTGGGAACTTTGTTTTTGGAGGACTCCTCAGTTTATTGAATCCGATTTTAAGCGCTCTGGATATTCTATTAAATCCTATTTTGTCCCTTGTTGGCGGCATTCTTGATTCGCTGTTCTCGTCATTGGGACTCGGCGTTGGGCAAAGCACACTCAAAGTCTCTTCTATCAGCTGCGGTAACGTGAAACTGGTTTATTGA
- a CDS encoding sigma 54-interacting transcriptional regulator, whose protein sequence is MQNKPLQESLDIYIWEGKSDIADRISQCLASFDIEVIRADGMAVTRDQVASRPSLAVISVTVIEQAEFSADAWQKSHGMPVIWVAEVGRAANPRVYPVEYSHILMLDFTCAELRKLVFRLASELHASTGADRAPQPLIAQSESMQALVAEAEAFADCESSVLIIGETGVGKERIAQLLHQRHGRYRHGPFVAVNCGAIPDGLFESLFFGHAKGAFTGALLAHKGYFEQADGGTLFLDEIGDLPLYQQVKLLRVLEQSTVTRLGSQTEVKLDFRLVAATNRNLREQVQQDMFRADLYYRLAVIELRVPNLEERGRVDKIAIFSTLLAQTYEQIPQPPDWLLELVAAAKFAGNVRELRNVAERVGIIYRQLGVWDRVRIDRVFDKLGTLERVNEGSDLTAVRKKWDLAERSRILSVLDANGWRRQDTAHALGISRKVLWEKMRKFQIADTEAVGEAE, encoded by the coding sequence ATGCAAAACAAACCTTTGCAAGAAAGTCTCGATATATACATCTGGGAAGGCAAGTCCGATATTGCCGACCGGATTTCGCAATGCCTGGCGAGTTTCGATATCGAGGTGATCCGTGCCGACGGCATGGCGGTGACGCGCGACCAAGTAGCGTCGCGGCCGTCGCTGGCGGTGATTTCGGTGACGGTGATCGAGCAGGCCGAGTTTTCCGCAGACGCCTGGCAAAAATCGCATGGCATGCCGGTGATCTGGGTGGCTGAAGTAGGGCGCGCCGCCAATCCGCGCGTGTATCCGGTCGAGTATTCGCACATCCTGATGCTTGACTTTACCTGCGCCGAATTGCGCAAGCTGGTGTTCCGCCTGGCTTCCGAGCTGCATGCTAGCACCGGCGCCGATCGCGCGCCGCAGCCGCTGATCGCGCAATCGGAAAGCATGCAGGCCCTGGTGGCCGAGGCCGAGGCCTTTGCCGATTGTGAATCAAGCGTGCTGATCATTGGCGAGACCGGCGTCGGCAAGGAACGCATCGCCCAGCTTTTGCACCAGCGGCACGGCCGCTACCGCCATGGGCCGTTTGTCGCCGTCAACTGCGGCGCCATTCCGGACGGCTTGTTCGAGTCGCTGTTTTTCGGCCATGCCAAGGGCGCATTCACCGGCGCCTTGCTGGCGCACAAGGGCTATTTCGAGCAGGCCGACGGCGGCACCTTGTTCCTTGATGAAATCGGCGACTTGCCCTTGTACCAGCAGGTCAAGCTGTTGCGTGTGCTGGAACAGAGCACCGTCACCCGGCTCGGTTCGCAAACCGAGGTCAAGCTGGATTTCCGGCTGGTGGCGGCGACCAATCGCAACCTGCGCGAACAGGTGCAGCAAGACATGTTCCGCGCCGACCTGTATTACCGGCTGGCGGTGATCGAACTGCGCGTGCCTAACCTGGAAGAGCGCGGCAGGGTCGACAAGATTGCGATTTTCAGTACCTTGCTGGCGCAGACCTACGAGCAGATCCCGCAACCGCCGGACTGGCTATTGGAACTGGTGGCGGCGGCCAAGTTCGCGGGCAACGTGCGTGAACTGCGCAATGTGGCGGAGCGGGTCGGCATCATCTACCGTCAGCTGGGCGTCTGGGACCGGGTCCGCATCGACCGAGTGTTCGACAAGCTGGGCACCCTGGAGCGCGTCAACGAGGGCAGCGACCTGACGGCGGTGCGCAAGAAATGGGACCTGGCCGAGCGCAGCCGGATTCTCTCGGTGCTGGACGCCAACGGCTGGCGGCGCCAGGATACCGCACATGCGCTGGGCATCAGCCGCAAGGTGTTGTGGGAGAAGATGCGCAAGTTCCAGATTGCCGATACGGAGGCAGTGGGCGAGGCTGAGTAA